The nucleotide window cccacagcagcacgccgaagGACCACACGTCACTCTGACAGGTGTACTCGCCTGACTCTAAAGATTCTAGAGACATCCAGTTCAACGGGAATACTTCATCTCCTACGTTGTCGTTATCTCTGTTAGCAGGCAGTTCTCTGTCGCCTTTATCATTAGGCACGTATTGGACAGTGGTATAGACGTCACGGGCCCGTCCAAAGTCGGCCAACTTGGCCACATCGTCAGCCGTGATGAGGACGTTCCGAGCGGCCACGTCACAGTGTGTGAGAGCCAGGCGCTGCAGCTCCTGAAGAGCGCGGGCAATGTGCACGGCGTAGCGGAGGTTATGCGGGAGAAACTGCGGCTCGTTTTGCCTTCGTGCCTGTCGCAGCAAACGTAAAAGGTTGTCTTTGGAAGCGTATTCCATGAGGATATACTTTTTGGCCGACTCATTGATCAATGCCAACAATTGAATGATGTTGGAGCGAAGGTTGTCGTGGTGTTGATCCTCGTGCACGGCTACCAAAACGGCTGCCTCCCTGTAGAAGCTGCGATAACATTGACTGTCTCGTGTGCGAACCTCCTTGGCAGCAACAGTGGTGTCTCCAGCAGATGTCTTGAGCTTGGCCTGAATGACGTGTCCAAACCTCCCCACTCCTACCAGGTGACCGAGTGTCAGGTGTCGACTGGTCGTGCCCCAGCGGCTGAGCCAGCCCGGCCGGACGGTCTGAGCCAGGTCTGCCTCCGCCTGCTCCAGCTGGAGAAGAGCTTCGGTCTCTCCGTCTTTGACGGCCTGTCCGCCACATAGATGCCTTCTTTTGTAGAGTATGGTCGCTACACAAACAACCAGTACAATTATGGAGCCGACTGGGACAAGACTTTCTAGCAATGGCTCTGATTGTATTGCCCGATTTTCGTCACAGTTCTTCCCTGTCCATGGCGCCACGCACGTGCAGCTGCCGTCCACGTTGTCACAGGTGGCGTTGTTCTTACAGGTGCAAATTTCTTGACATCTGAGGCCGTACCTGTATTTCGGACAGGGTACTTCACACTGTAACCCGTACCAGCCAGCCGTGCAGGTACATTTGCCGTCGCTAGGGCTGCAACTCGCACCGTTTCGGCAGCGGCACTTCTTCACGCACCGTTCGCCGTAGGTGCCGTTCGGACATGTCGTTTGACACCTGGTTCCTGTCCATCCTGAGGGGCAGACGCAGCCAGTCCGCCAGTCACAGGTGGCGCCTTGGAGACAATCACAAGTTTCATCACAGAGCTCGCCTTTCCGATTAGGCGGACAGTTAGCAATGTCAAGTACAATGGTAGCATTGAAGACGTTTCCATAGCTGTCCGAGGCCTGACATTTGTAGGGACCCTTGTCTTTAGACTGTATGTTCAAAACAGTTTGGTCTAATCGAGTAGCATTTCTCCTAACAATATCAGACCCGTTTGGAAGTCGTAGTGATAACGTCGTGGCGTTGACGTGATGAACTTTACAGTGAACGGTGACGTTAGCGGAACTGTAGATATCAGAAGGGTCGCTTGGTGTCGTCGTTGCAGAAACTTCCGGCTTTGGAATGTCACAAGCGACGCCTTGCCACCCGTATGTACATTTACAGGCTCCATTGAAGCCATGGCAACGGGCACCATTCTTACAGATGCAGTCCTGATTACAAAGAATCCCGTATTTATCGGGAGCACAACCGATTGGGTCCAAATCCCAAGTCATCGTTTGAACACGTCGAACGCTTTGCCCTTCCAAACCTCTTACTTGATTCAGACTGAGTGGACGACGCAGTATCGGAAATTCGCATCGATAGTGCGTTCTGCTCTTTGTTGGAGgatcaaatgaaaaaaagtatagCAAAGGGGGGTTCTTTAGTTTCTCCATGACTTGCGGGACCTGCAGTTGGTGTTCTAAGTAACGTCTGGAGTCTCTAAAGTTTTCGCGAAGATTGAAAAGCTCCAGGGACAGCTCTGACTGTAAAACAGTTTCCGAATGACACAAAAGTGTAAATTTCGCACCGTCGTTTGTCCCTTCCCACAGTTCTATTGCATTTGCGAGGTCGGTGAAATCAGTTACTTTTAACGCAATACGAACCCGACAGTTGTTATTTTCGGTGATGATAGACTTATAATAGTCCATGTCCCATTTTTCCAAAGGCTTGCTAATTCTTCTTCCAAAGAAAATAGCATCTCCGGCAGTTGTCTCAGCTTGTATGCTCAGTAGAAAACTAAATAGAAACTCCTTAGACCTCTTCCCTGTAGGGTTGACTGGCGTTTCGCACGTCTCGTTGTACACAGGAGGATAGCCCAAAACGTTTCTCACATTTACTTTGATACTGACGACATGGTGACCAGGGTGTTGAAGCCCTCCGACACGTACCTTTAAAAGATACTCGGAATGTACTGACCAGTCTAGTGGCCTGGCGACTACAACTGTGCAGTTCGTACTCACAGAGAACCGGCCATAGCGATCCCCCTCCGCCATTCTACACGGAAGTTCCGCTTTCCCCATTTCCAGTAAACGCGGCAAGCGGACAACGTCTGTCCCAATCTGGGTATTTTCAGCCACAGAAACTGTGAAGTCTGTACCTTGAATGGTCCGACAAAGTAGACTGTGAAGACCCAGTAGAAGCAAAACTTGGCAGTTTACTGCCATGGTGTAGCCGCTATTGTAGATAATGAATGCTTGTGCTCCTACAAAATAGCACTTCGTCATTCTTTGTATTTTTAAGGTATCATGTGTGTCAGATGTGGTCGGCTAAAGCGGAACTTGACTCCAGAAACAGGTATTGCGTTTCTTAAAATACTATTTTCTTTCTGAGTCTAAAAACAACAAAGTGCAGTGGGACCGGAGACTTAAACATTGAATTGGGAATTGTTGCATTGCATTTGCAGAGTGCCTGCCCGTGCTCATttgttaagtgcatttacaaCATTATTCTTCTATTCCTTTTAGCCAAGAATCGTCAGGATAATTGGCAATATTATCCCTTTGGAACCCATACTTAGATACAAAGAGGGGTCTGCATGGAGGGTCAGTTTTACAGgatagttttgttttattctattttggtGGCCTTATAGAAAATACTGCACCTGCCTCTAGAGACACAGCAGACGTTATAAGCACCAATTCAGGCATGCTGACCTTGTGACTTGGGAACATGGTTCAATACGTTGAAACGTAACGAGAATACAATTTTGGAAAAGAGGGGAATCCCACACATTCATAGGCAATACAGCAGCGCTACTTGTGGAGGATGCTTAGCTTGTTCTGAACGAAGCTGGTTGGGAAGAGAATACATGTATCCAGTTTTACTCTTTTGGAGTTGCTATGTTCAAGGATatacaatattttctttttcacatgTCAAGCGACCTAATCGGCCCTTTATATGTATTCTTCAGAACTAGAAATGAAATGAGGTAAAATCTACGAAGCTCACCATCATGTTTAACCACACGGAAATTCCGCTTTCTTTTATACAGGACCGTGTCCGTCATGGTCCGTCAAGACAGCTGATCGAGTAATACTTCTCAATAACAACTTCTCGATGGTGATggcattagtgtatattctacAAACATCAATTAAGACAAAAAATTCCCAACCGGCGTAGCTAAGCCAAGTCAAGGTGTACAGTTCTAATGATTTCGCAACAACAACATCCCCTGAGGATTCTTGGGATTGGGAAGCCCTTATATGGTAAACATCACGattacactggtggcagcggtggccTTCGGACCAAACCCTTTTGGGGCTGCGTACAGAAACGCCAACGTGTTTAACAGTGGGCACGCAGGTACCGTACAAATGACAACCACTCGGGGTTTCCATAAGTTTCTTCTCACAGGTGTTAAAACATCTAACACGTCATAATTAAAGAGGAACAATGAGGAAAAGGCACCCCAAGTGCGCAAACAGTAGAAAAATCAGCGTTTTACGAAGATACACGTCATGGTAACGCCTAGAATGACAGCAAGTAATCCACTCAAGTACCTCTACTTTCGCCATTGAAGGCACGCAAAACACATTTTAGTAGAAAACAATCACGGCGAGCTAGAAAAGCAATTCAAGACACACCTTCATGCTTTACCTCGCTTTCTTTTACCGATAATGGAACCGAAACAATGCGATATGTTTTGTTAGAAACGGCTTGTTGTGTTTTTCATTGGTGTTATTCTGGAACAAACACCATTGTGCTGTACAAATGAGTCCAAGCAGCAGTAACTGTTCTGGAACGTCAGAATGAATCGCTGCATAGATACCGTTCGAACACAACACCAACATTCACTGAATTAAAAGTGTGCGGGAAGAAGAGGATATAAAATGGTGGGCTCCACTAATGCGTCACTTAGCAGGAGGGACACTCTCACGGGGGACAGGATCaaggatcatcatcatcatcatcaccaccatcatcatcatcaccatcatcacggAGGTAAGGTCTTTTTCAcatgatgtatgtgtgtgtgtgtgtgtgtgtgtgtgtgtgtgtatgtatgtatgtatgagtgtgtgtgtgtgtgtgtgtgtgtgtgtgtgtgtgtgtgtgtgtgtgtgtgtgtgtgtgtgtgtgtgtgtgtgtgtgtgtgtgtgtgtgtgtgtgtgtatgtaatgtatgttgaAGGGAGTAGGTGGGGGTTGTATGAGGATATCCTGTCTGAATTACTCTACCTTATTGTTGTGAAAAGTCATGAGATTTTCAGTGGGTGATTACAATGGATGCCTGAACTAAGTTGTTGCTGTATGTACAACTGATGCGCTTCCGCAAACCTGCCTCTTGTCTACCCATTTCTTAAACTGTCGCTATGACTTTTAGATAAGATTGTCATTTCACACATCGGGGAGCTAACAAACTCAGTGATGATCATTCATCTAAATATAATAATGTGACgcatttgaatgaatgaacattgatcttttttttctcGATACATACCTTCTTCAGTATTCTTGTAATTTGTAAATATGAGAATCGCAACTATTTCGTTACAGTACATCATGTGGATTCCGCCACGGTCCTGGCCACAAACATCACCAACTTGGTCCGCAAGCACGCTCCGTCCGCGGCGTCAGAGCCGGTCAGCCGCGCCAAGGTCGAGCAGCGCACCAGCCGGATGTACGTCACCACCCGACCGGAAGACATGGGGGAACGTCACAACCGGTTGgtatttatttttgtctttgtatgattggaattttcataaaagtactagtagttaaaCTGTGTTGCTTGGAAACCCAATGAAAGTCAATACTTGACAATGTACTATGATGACGAAAACAAGcatttaaaaaataaaataacatcGCTGTATACGATATGCtttctttgcttgtttgtgaCGCCAAGAAAATCTCATTTCGATAACAGCCGTCGCCAGAGGCAGCTTCATCAGGGGTTCTTCAGTGTAGCGCACCGCCCGTACCAGGCCATCGGCGACCTGAAGCTAGACCCCCGCTTGCTGGTCACTCAAGCCCTAAACCTGCCGATACAAGCCAAGCTCCCGCCGATCAGACGGACTGCCAAGGTTTTAATTTTGTATCTAATTTTATTTACGATCTTTATTTCCAAATTCATGAAGATTTTATAACataaacttgaaaagtttacaaAGTAGACCATACCCACATCATTCCTGTTTCCCCACTTATTTTCCTAGCTGGACACATATTCTCCTGATGGCCCGGACGGGACAGGAGCTGGTTCGGGTGGAGATGGCACTATAACTCCGGGGAGGGAAACGTTGAGGACTACGAAGGACTGGCGTGAAAGAGATGCGAGGGCACCTGCCGACTTTTACCAGGTTTGCAGCAGCGTGTACGAGAGAGtctagaaataaaaacaaagacTAGTTCAAACGTCTGAATATTATTCAAACTAACCATGACTTCCACCTTTATTGTGAGGGAGTCTGCTGTCCTCTGAAAAAACTTTCGCCTGCCGCCCGTATATTTTCAATCGGAAAAGCCATTGTTTACTACTCACGATCCTTCTGTAGGTCCGGGAGGAGATACGGGATAGTCAAAACCTCATGAGGGCGGTGGCTGCCGGGAAGCCCTTCAACGAAATGGTGCAAATCATGCAGGCAATACGTGCACGTAAAGGGTCCCTCCTGGTGCATCCCAGCAAGAGGAGGCTATCCACAGACGGCTCCGCGGATGTCCCGGCGACGGAGATGTGCTCGGGTCCAACCGAACCGTCCCACCATGACAGCTCCGTGGAGCTCCTGTGGGCAGAGCGGAAAGGGAAAGCACTGCTGGAGAAACTCAACAACATTCTCCTGATCATCAGGTGTTTGTACAATCTGAGGAGTAAGGACATACGGTCAAAGGTTAGTCAAAGTTAAAatcaaagctacatgtagggtGATGCTTATAAAGTTTGTATCGCCACTAGTGGTCCATGTTCAAAATTTAGACTTTCAGACTTTGTGCCCGCTCAATCTCAGCGAATTTTTAATGGTCGCTTAGGCCCTCTTCATGAACACTGACCCGTTCACATCGGTCACGTGACTTTGCGGAAACGTGACGTCACGTAGTAAGTCAAATGTCTCAGTAAAATGGACAATTCTGTTCGCAAGAAAGTACGCGTACCCACAATTAACAACTAAGCAAAACTTTAACTTTGCTTGATTTGTTCTCTTCCAAAATCATAGACACCACTGAAGCATGAAGCTGTCAAAGCCCTGTTGAAGAAAGAGGTGCCTACGGACCTCCACGGCCGCCCCATGTTGCCGCTGCGCCATGTCACCACGCCGGGGATGCTCCACGGCCACCACTCCCACTCGGAAAGGTCCGACTCCTCGGAGACAGTAGACGGACAGGTAAGTAGTAGAAAGGTCATCCTAAtccctagccgtggcgacttcAGAAGGGCGTTTTGCTTGTTATTTTGTATAGTAGCCCTTCGTAGTCGTGGGGCACTACATGCATTTGTAGGACAGATCCAGTTTGTGCTCGTCTGGCCGTTTTTTCTTGCTCGCCGGACCGATTGTTGTTCTCCAGCAAAAACGCCCTTgtgtagtcgccacggctaccaaATCCCTAATGCACGAACTTTCTCGTGTGCAAACCATCTCGTGCCTAGCGTCTGGTGAAGAATAGCCATGTGTGTGACGACATTCCCTTTTGAGACCGACGTGAACATGTTTCACTTCCCGGTAGTTTCACCTGATGCGCCGCCGCCTCACCTCCCATGGCCACGGCCACGGCTACGGTCATGGAAGACTGACTGGCCGCAGCCGCGCGTCGAGCACAAAATGTACTACAGGCCAACGGCGACAAGAGCAAAGGGTGGAGACCTGGGAAGACCTTCTGACCGTAGACCCCAGAGGACAGACACCGGTCATAATGCCCAACTTATTCTCGGTCGTCACAACCATTCACGAAAATTCCGAAGATCAACAACCTTCTGTTCCTCAAGTTCGTAGCAGGTACGTTATAACGGGACACGGgtttgtgagtgagtgcgtTTCTGTCTCTTTTTTGTGCCTTTGTGTTTGCGtttctgtgtctttgtgtgtgtgccttTGTATTTGCGTACGTgtctttatgtgtgtgtgtgtgtgaaattgtgtatgtatgtgtgtctttgtgtttgtgtgtgtgtgtgtgtgtatgtttgtgtgtgtggcatTAGATATTCTTTATTCATGCAGGAGGTAAAAGACAGTCAACCTTTAGAAATACACTCTTCTTTATCATTTCAGACGAACCCCCCACGGACCTGGTCACACAGCAGAACATGACAAGGACAAGTCCCACTGTGGCCAGGGAGAGAAACTCCCCCCGTGGATGAGTGTAGGGACCTTAGAGAAGACCATCAAGGCTAACATAGCAACATTACACCACGGGAAACCAGACTGCGTCATGACTGCCATCAAGAAGGACTTCCTCAAGGTCAAGAACAAACTTGGCTTAGATCTGGCCGAGGATTTGGACAGGTCGGCATCTTTAAGTAGATCTTGTCGTTAATTTGAATGTGgcaagtttttctttttttttttaatgagagAAGGTATGACATCAGTATCATCTTTTCTTATAAAAAGTGGCATATGCATGCCGTCATCTTCCACTGCATggagaaaagaagtcaaacgcTTCCAATAGCTTAAGTAGAGATAGATTTAGACTAGTTTCATTTCGTTTTTAATTTATGTTTCATTTTCCTTATACACACGTTGTACACCAGTCTGTTACTTTGCTTTGTTTGCAACTAGCTTTCGTGCATGGTTTtgaaataaagttattatcataaagttattattaacaTAAAAAATTGAACGAATTCGATCTAAGCTCATGATATAAGCAACCAACAAGACAGTCTATTTCTTTAACCAGGTTGAAGAAGTACAAGTGCGAAGTGTTCACCAACAAGTTTCTATGCCTGCGGCTCGGCCCGCTGTTCCGGGAGAACTTGGAGGAAATGAGGTGGAAGGGGGTTGCGCTGGCCCGCTCAAGCGACACGGACGTGCTGCCATCCAAATGGTGACTTAGAAGTGACTGTCAAACCTGttctagcctgggtgtcatcctccgtagtaaccgctggctcaatctgtggttagcaagcacAAAGATTGAGCCaacggttactacggaggatggttcCCAGGCTAAACCTGTTCATGGGAACCTATTggcaaccaaaacaatattagggcccaaaaattgaaattaaaaaaaaatgctgaaatctgtatggtagtgacatttactaacattgtctagcacatttgtgtaataacttcaaaaccgtgcaaaaacatgccatacgatgatccccttcgtttcgcgagcctacaaaaactccagcgACATGCAATTtccagtgagttctcacattataaacaacgtcatatttttgcatcaaggACGTCGATATACATtgtgtgatagtgttgtttgaactaatcatgtatagaaatgactaaatagattgactttcaaaatcctatttttgggccctaatattggtTCAGTTGCCTTTAAACTGTACAAAATCTTTCGTATTGTCGTTTTCAATAATAGACTTTCAGACCAAAATGTCACAAAGAGCACCACCTGGCAATAGTTGTTATAACTGCAGAAGCCCACCCACCTCTCGCACAACACTATACAAATTTTGTCACTGATTTTACCAACCTTACATGTTACAGGTATGCCAGTCTGAAGACAGAGTGTGAAGATGTGCCCGTCCAGCTTGAGAACGAGCTGAACAAAGTGCTAGCAAAGCTGGCCATGTTCTCATTGGATGATGCGAAGAACATTCCAAATGCAATGGTGAGGGGTTTTTCTGGTATCTTCGGGTGAAAGTTTGACTTTAAATCCCTAGTTTTTCATTTATGTATTTCCATCTAGAAAGTATGACGTATTCAATGATTTTTAGAATCGATGAACACTTTCAATTGTTCTTTCAGGAAAAGCTGTGCCTTTTAGTGATGTCCCTCCCTGCGGACATGGTTAGTACAAAGACAATGCAGGAGGCCTTGTTCTTTGTGCTGGACCGCATGTTAGACGGACATGGCGAGTTGTTGGCATACTGGTTCCAACAACGGAAACCATCATTGGTGTTTAACTTTGAGTGACAACCAATCAGCAGTGCCATAACATATCACTGGAGATACAACTCCtctttatttttttcacaaatttttcCACACTTCTTACACCTTTCATTGCCATCTTTATTAAAGTCAGTTTCAACATGAAATCAGTTTTCATCTTAGTACAATGTGTGTACGTATATTCTAAGCAATTATCAAACAGATGCTGCACATATGAACTGTCTTGTAAACAGAATAGTAAAGAAAAGACCAAGGCTATATTAAACAGTTGCCTGAACATAATCATTGCATTTACAGCTGGTACTACTCTATTCTTCTGTTTGTAGTGCAAACTGATCGGACAATGTGAAAGGAAAGTCCAGGAAACTGATTGCACGTGTTTGGTCGTCGTACTCCGATCCTAGCGTCCAGAGTTTTTCCAGCTCGTACTTCTCGCGAGTCTCGGGGAGCATCATGTGCAGTGCTATGTTACCTGCAAAACAAAGAAGGGACCATCATGAAGTGTCAATGTTTAACACCAAACAAAATCACAATCTGAAACATCTTTGGAGCTGGTCTGTAGCAGTCAGAACatctcacaacaagaaaattaaaGGGCGTACATGTATAAGGATATCTTAATGCAAggaaaataaaaatgtcaatgaAAGGGGAGGGGGATTTTTTAGCACCCTTGATTAAGGTTTTAAAGCCAACAGCTCTTAATCCCTATTGGTTGACAACAGTAAATATCACTGTCTCGATAAGAACAACATCTCCTCTGATTCCTACttcccttttttaaaaattttaacACCAAGGGATACATACTATACTGTACTTACAGGTTATACTGATATATCTTAAATTTTCCCTGTTAGACATACCCAGATCAATTGCCATCCAGTCATCACAGTCCGCTCCTTCAACTGTCACAAACTTGTCCTTGGCATCTTTACGAGCTTTATGCTGTAAAAGGAGGGCAAAAAAACATTAATAAGAATGTTGAACACTTCATGAAATAATACACGTACACGTAGTACTGATTGACTTTACCCAAAGTGTAACTGTAACCCTCAGTGAAGTATTTGTCTACATTAAGACActtaaaggaagccaaaaggtatggtcgggaatcctactatactttgctaaatataccaaaaagtatAGTCTCCATCGAAATTACATT belongs to Branchiostoma lanceolatum isolate klBraLanc5 chromosome 15, klBraLanc5.hap2, whole genome shotgun sequence and includes:
- the LOC136420642 gene encoding uncharacterized protein, with the protein product MPNLFSVVTTIHENSEDQQPSVPQVRSRRTPHGPGHTAEHDKDKSHCGQGEKLPPWMSVGTLEKTIKANIATLHHGKPDCVMTAIKKDFLKVKNKLGLDLAEDLDRLKKYKCEVFTNKFLCLRLGPLFRENLEEMRWKGVALARSSDTDVLPSKWYASLKTECEDVPVQLENELNKVLAKLAMFSLDDAKNIPNAMEKLCLLVMSLPADMVSTKTMQEALFFVLDRMLDGHGELLAYWFQQRKPSLVFNFE
- the LOC136420592 gene encoding uncharacterized protein, translating into MEKLKNPPLLYFFSFDPPTKSRTHYRCEFPILRRPLSLNQVRGLEGQSVRRVQTMTWDLDPIGCAPDKYGILCNQDCICKNGARCHGFNGACKCTYGWQGVACDIPKPEVSATTTPSDPSDIYSSANVTVHCKVHHVNATTLSLRLPNGSDIVRRNATRLDQTVLNIQSKDKGPYKCQASDSYGNVFNATIVLDIANCPPNRKGELCDETCDCLQGATCDWRTGCVCPSGWTGTRCQTTCPNGTYGERCVKKCRCRNGASCSPSDGKCTCTAGWYGLQCEVPCPKYRYGLRCQEICTCKNNATCDNVDGSCTCVAPWTGKNCDENRAIQSEPLLESLVPVGSIIVLVVCVATILYKRRHLCGGQAVKDGETEALLQLEQAEADLAQTVRPGWLSRWGTTSRHLTLGHLVGVGRFGHVIQAKLKTSAGDTTVAAKEVRTRDSQCYRSFYREAAVLVAVHEDQHHDNLRSNIIQLLALINESAKKYILMEYASKDNLLRLLRQARRQNEPQFLPHNLRYAVHIARALQELQRLALTHCDVAARNVLITADDVAKLADFGRARDVYTTVQYVPNDKGDRELPANRDNDNVGDEVFPLNWMSLESLESGEYTCQSDVWSFGVLLWEIVTMGKEPRYDGNNQPTCHKLARTLRRGIRLRKPPGCSGEMYDVMMSCWREIPSTRPGPDVVETKLMQMCHMILTERETTV
- the LOC136421098 gene encoding uncharacterized protein, yielding MVGSTNASLSRRDTLTGDRIKDHHHHHHHHHHHHHHHGVHHVDSATVLATNITNLVRKHAPSAASEPVSRAKVEQRTSRMYVTTRPEDMGERHNRRRQRQLHQGFFSVAHRPYQAIGDLKLDPRLLVTQALNLPIQAKLPPIRRTAKLDTYSPDGPDGTGAGSGGDGTITPGRETLRTTKDWRERDARAPADFYQVREEIRDSQNLMRAVAAGKPFNEMVQIMQAIRARKGSLLVHPSKRRLSTDGSADVPATEMCSGPTEPSHHDSSVELLWAERKGKALLEKLNNILLIIRCLYNLRSKDIRSKVSQS